In Lolium rigidum isolate FL_2022 chromosome 3, APGP_CSIRO_Lrig_0.1, whole genome shotgun sequence, the genomic window ATATGATTGCAGTGAATTTTGCTCCTTAGGTAGCTTGATCTATGATTTCTCATTTCATGGACCTTGGTATGATCCTTCCATAGTAGCACAGTAGGATGGCATATCCTCAACAACTGTTGTAGAAGTTGAAAAGACAAAAGGGCATAGCAAGCGATGAAATGCTAAGGGGGTTGAAAataagttccagcatttctttttcGATTGTGAATTCCTGCACATGTTGATCTTACAGAAAGCACGACTTGGTTTTGGGCATCAGTGTTCCAGCCAGGATGATGCTGTGTGTGTGACTCTTGGCTTCTTTTGAGTGAACACTGTGTGTTCAGAACTCCACCGAAACGTGCAAGCGTTTAGCCCAAACTTCCATTTCTGAGGAAACAACATCAACATTTCGCACGCTGTTCACTTCAAAACCACAACTCAGAATTTAAAACACCACCGTGCTCAACCAAGGAGTACTGGGATCAGTGGTATCTGGGCCTCTACGGAGCACAAATGTAGAAACTTAACCTCCTCCATATATAGAGAAAAAAACACTAGCATCTGAGACAGATAAATCATTCTTTTTCTTGTAAAGTATCATGCCTTCATTTTAAAATTGCTCtagaaaaacaaaaataagaCATCTCTATAGACTCATGACACCAAAACTCCGAGAACATGATGTTGCCAGTTACATCAACAGTCTCTGGATTCTCTCTTCTTCTGGACTAAAAAGGCATTCGGAACTTCAGGTTTTGTACCAGGCTCGACAAATTTGACAAACCAAGGTTCTGAGTAATAGACATGCCATTACAACCAGGTCTTAGGGATGAAATTACAACATTACTCCACAAAGATCCATAATGATTAAGATGCATAGCTAAAATTCTGGAAGAGAGATGCAAATCACTCGTGCGGTAACCGGTAACTTGATTTTATGACAATTCTAGACTAATATAATTGATCATTCCTCATCTATTCTTCCGTCGAAAATTGAGCAGAATCCCCACGATAAGAGACCATGAAGACACTAAGCATTCTGAGTGTTGTGATTTTTCCCGAAATTTGAGTGTTGTGATTTTCCCCCAATTTGAGTGTTGTGATTTGTGAACATTGCATGGATACTCTATATATAAAAAAGATATTTAGTGAAGAAAGATTAGCAACTATTATGACAAGAATATAGAAGCTCGAGAAAGAATCACGAGCCGACAAAACAACCAATTCTCTAATAGATCGATGCCAACTAAGTAATTAATTAAGCAGCACATGAATGAAGCTAGCAAGATACATAGATGTTCTAGGAGCCCACGCTCACAAGCAAAATTGTGCCCCAATACCCAAGAAGCACACAATTCTGATGATTTCAATTACTCGATTAGCCACTTTTCAGCACAATAATGTAAACGGAAACAAAAGGGCACCATGGTTCTCTGGATTCTCTCTTCTTCGGGACTAAAAAGGAAATTCGACAAACCAAGGTTCCGAGTAATAGACATGTCACTACAATCAGGTCTTAGAGATAATCACAACATTATTCCACAAAGACCCAACATGATTAAGATGCGTAGCTAAAATTCTGGAATAGAGATGCAAATTACTCGCAAGGTAACTTGATTTTACGACAATTCTAGATCAATCAAGCAGAAAGATATTTAGTAAAGAGAGACCATGACGACAGTAAAGCATTTTGAGTGTTGTGGTCTGTGAACATGGCATAGATACTCTATATATAGAGAAGATATTTAGTGAAGAAAGCTTAGCAACTATTATGACAAGAATATGGAAGCTCGAAAACGAATCATGAGAGGCTTAATCACCTGACAAAAATAGCcaattctccaaaaaaaaaattgatgccAATTAATAGACCAACGCAGTAGGTAATCAATTCAGCAGCAAATAAATGAAGCTACTAGCAAGATACATAAATGTTCTACTACTAGGAGTCCTCACTGACAAGCAAAATTGTGTCCCAATACGCAAGAAGCAGACACTTCTGACAATTTCAATTACTCGATTAGCCACTGTTTAGCACAATAATGTAAACGGAAAGAAAAGGGCACCCATAATTAAACATGTAAAGTTGTTTGGTAGATCTAACTCAGAGGCATATCAGCCACATCCTGTTTGTCACACAAGCAAAACCATCTGATCTGATAAGACCTGATCTGAGGAAGAAGGGCACCGCCGGGTCGatcaggcggaggcggaggcggcggtgcggGAGCGGTAGAGCTTGCCGAAGACGTGGAGGGCGGTGACGAAGCCGATGAAGCAGACGGACATGACGAGCACCATGGTGGGGGAGAGGCGCAGCCCCGGGGCCTCGTCGGTGTAGAAGCGGAGCATGTTGTTCCCTCCGGCGCCGGAGAAGCTTCCGCCTCCggacgcggaggaggaggtgCGGCCGGGTCGGCGGCGCatgccggccgtggcggcgggcGTGCCGCGGGGCCCGGCGGTGGCCGGGCGggatccggcgccgccgccgccgccgacggaggACTGGGATTGCGAGGATGTGCGAGCCATCAGGGACTTCGGTTGCGCCGCCGGCTTCTCGTCGGGATCTCGTGCAGGCGGGTGGAAGGAAAAGTCTCGCTCGCGCTCTCGAGTCTGGATCTCGAAGCTAAAGAAGAGACAAGAGCACAAGACTTTACAACGGGGGTAGGCGGGTAGATGCTGCCTGGGGGCCCCACTCGTCAGTGAGTTGAACATGTATCACTCACGCCCGATTGTTGGTTTTATTTTCATATATATCCTTTCTCCTTCAGATTTTCAGCCGTTTTCTCCCACGTATTCCTGGGCTACTCTCTAATCAGCAATCCCTATGTGTCTACCTTATGGTGAATAAATTTTGCAAATTTTACTTTACCTAAGCCCAAAACGGCGAGTATTTTACTTTTTTTTAAGGGTAAAACAGTGGGGTTAACCCACTGCAATTcttttattaataataaaagagaGTACAAGCATATACATTACAAAGAGAGTGAGAAACTCTCAGGAAACAAGAGAAGAACAAAAATCTAATCTATACAATGGTTTGAAGCCATTCTTTAAAAGAGTTTGCATGCTTTTTCTTCATTCTGTGCTTCAACATTCTTAACTCTTGGTAATAAATTGCTTTCCAGGATCTGAAAATGGCATTTTGATTCTCAAAGAGCTTATTATTCCTGACTATCCATAATCCCTAGGCCGCCAGAATTAACATATCCATTGCAAAAGGTAATTTTAGTAATGTCCTCATTTCCTCAAAGGCTTCCATAATTGATAATCTTCTATCTCTCTGGGGACATATAAAATTCCAACACTGCTCTGCCAAAGGACACCTTCAGAATAAATGAACAAGTGTCTCTTCAACATGACACTCCATTGCGACACATTGATAGTTTTGAAGCTGAATTTTTTTCCTTCTTAGTAAGTTTCTTGTATTTAGTCTATCATTGCGAGTATTTTACTTAGGAATGCTATATGGTATATAGAGCACTGTTAACATAAACACTCACTACCTTCATCAAAAGGCAAGCCTTGTTTGTCGCTGCCGTCTCCTACCATCTTGCTTTGAGCCCCAACGAAAGATTACTATTATTAAGAGGGCGAATAGACGATTTAAAATCGGATTAACATATGTTATGATAGCAATTTGTTTATATTTATTGACCATCATAAGCATGCATATCATTACCTCTGTTCTGAAATACTCTTTTAAAAACTAGTATATTACGAATATAAGCTTGCGGAACTGAACCTAGAGTCCGGATAGTTCGCACTATCATGTGCCATCATTAGAGAAGGTTCAGACACAAATTCCAAGAACACACAAAGTCCGAAGTAACCAATAGTCCAAGATCCACATATACCTTCTTAAGTTAGGACACTAAATCATGCCCAATCACTATGGGTAGACCGTAACATGAAGTAGGCAATCGCCTTCACTAACGCTTGGCTCCTAAGAACCATGAAGGCTTCAAAGAGACATCCACCTGGCTAGGTGGCGCACAATGTAACATCAACTTAACTAGCACTTGAATCTTCATCTCTTGCAAAGATTTtcaaataaatctatcaaagcaCCCTCACAAGGATTTGAGTGGTGCATTTtcaaataaatctatcaaagcaCGCTTTGATTTTAATGAAGAATGTTTTATTGCTTTCTATGCTCTCCTGAAAGCTTTATTAAATTCTCCTATAATTAAACCACCCATTTGAGATAAATAATTTGAACTCATTTTTGAAGCTAGTGATGGGGCTGTAGGAGCTATCTTAGGCCAATGTGATGGTACAAATTTTAACATCATTCACCATGCTAGTCGTACTCTTAATGAAGCTCAAAGAAACTATTCATTGGCTGAACGAGAACTTTTTCCTGTTGTTTTCTCAtgcgataaatttagatcttacatTAGTGACTCTAAAGTAAAAATTCATACGGATTATTGTAGCTTCAATGAAATTTTGGGTAGAACTGATATCAAGCCACGGATGACGTCCCGTTGGATCCTTTTACTCAAAGAATTTTAGTTGCAGATCATACAGACAAAGGAGGACAAATCAACTCCACTGGACCATGCAGTCGCTGAAGCAGTATATATACCTCTAGGAACCATTGAAGATAAAGAAGAAAAAGGGTGTTGCAAAAGTATTGGCTATGTATTAAGAAAAATCATGTGCATGCCGAGAAAAAAAGGTACCACGTCGACTCGAAGAGATAAATCTTCTCCCATAAAACCGTCCTGGAAATAATGTGTAAGTACTAGGTAAGTCTACTTCTTATTTTCTTTAATTGTAACTATTCTTTTTGATTATTTATCTTCATTTGCATTACCCTTGCATTTTTCTAAGTTATCTGCAACTTTTTTGGAGCCGATACGGTCAGGCATACGGGCATCCCCTGCCCGTATGGTTGTTGGTTTTGCTCTCTGGTATCTCTAGAATTTTCTTTGGCAGATGATAAGGGCAGGCATACGGGTAGGCTATACCTGTATTACCTCTTGGTAAATCTTATGGTCCTTTACTTTGTTTTCTCGCCAGGTGATACGGGGAGGCAGGCATAGGGGTAGTCCCTGCCCGTACCGCCTCTTGTTAAACACTTAGACGTTTTCTTACATTTTCACACGATTCCTTAACAAAGAAGCGTATCGGAAATCGGTAGCTCCCGATACGGGCAGAACCCGTCCGTACGACATGTTAGGAAAGTTTTACCGCTAGTTACTATTTGGAAATTTCTACCGTGGATACCGATTTGGTCAGGCGATATGGGAAGCTGCCCAATTTGATTGTCGCTAAAGTGCCCAACTTTGTCAGATTTTGTTATGTCATGTTCTAATCTTCTTGGACTCTTTTCTGGCCGACCTAAAGGCCAATATTACGATTTTTTCTGGTCCTTAACCCTCATAAATACCTCTCTACGTGTTTTCTTTCTCTCATAATTTTTTTTGATCAAATCTAAAACATGAAGTACCCAGTTCCAGGCAAGGGAAAGGCTCTCATCCTCAAGTGACCgtgggaggaagaagaggagaccTTCCCCATGCAAGCTGGAGATCTCAGGCCAACAGTGCCAAGCCCACGCTGATTGAGGGCTTCCTCCGCGGAATGCATCCAAGACTGTGATCTTGTAGATGATGACCTTGACCTTGGTGTGGAGATTTATGACAGATTCATCAATAAGGGAGAAGCATCCAAGCCATATGGCAAGGGTATTGTGGAATCCATCAAAGTCATCACCACTGATCGAGCAAGCAAGAGGAGGAGAtcacccaaggtgatggacaacaTAACTGGAGTTTACAAGGAAGCCAGCTCGTGCACAGAGACGAAGAAGAAGCTCACCTTCACCGCACACATGTCCGTGAAGCCGCAAGAATAGTGTACCGAAGAAATCTTTGAAAACATGCTTGCCGAATATCCACTCCCTCCTACGTTGGAGCAACATATTGGTAAGTTTAAAAAAATATGAGAAAGAGGAACTACTTCACAGGGACGTTGTGCGctactgaaagaacatctctctacCCTTATGATTTTgtctgtttgatgacaacacttgtgaTACCTTAATGTGTGTGAAGTGGTGAAAATCTTGATCTATATTGAATGTATgttgaaaagaaagaagaaagaagaatcggaaatgctccaggccggataatccggggccaAATTATTTGCAAATATCTAGGGCCCAAAAACGGCTAACGACTTAAGAAAAAGAGCCACTTGACCCCCCCCCGGATATTTCATGGCGGCCCGGATAATCCAGCCCTCACTTAGGCCAGATAATTCGGCCCCAGATTTCACCAATGACTCGATTTTCTGAGGGGCTCGATTTGCTCAAGAACACCACCTCCAGCCGAGCCACTACAATCACTTGATATCCTTCCTCAACCACCCAAAGCTCTTGATATTTGGAGAATCGGAGGAGAACACCcctatctacatcttcaccaaagcgatTTGTGTTTCCCCCTCATTCACATGAGGGCCCCTTTTGCTAGTGTTtcctttggaaaccctagttgctgTTTACTTCATTGATAACTTGTCGTTGTGTTGTAAtagtcttgggagcctccaattaggttgtggatgtgttccccaagaaccttgtaaaggcccggtttccgcctcgatgaaatcccttagtggacaagtgacataggccttcgtggcgttgcttgatggctgtgaaatacgccatttttttttgcgtttcaacccttagctaagtcaagaaattgactgagtttacctctcaacttgccactaatgactaattaatgcaaagatgtgcaatctcctctatttttggatgatgtgcacgaaatcacgtcataatgacaaatggacctgcaattagaagaaaatcacgtcaggagcatggcaaagttgactacgctcAAAGAGGCGGTTGCAGGGGCTTTAACGGGCAAGCCCCGCCAGTACCATGTGTCGCAGCCTTCCCGAGGTCAAACCATACAAGTTTCGTGAAGGGACCGACGCCAAAAGGAGAgctattgaaagatcgagatgtcgcctagagggggggtgaataggcaattaaaaactcttttggaattgtcttgtaagaatgcggaattaaattatcctttagtttacaagcacaaaccctaaatatgctaagctcaactaagtgtaacaatagaaactagagctaagcaagataggcacaagatatatgtagcacaagtgatagcaatatatatgtacttcaagcacgatggctatcacaaggaaagagagctcgggtatagaaataaccgaggcacgcggagacgaggatgtattcccgtgttcccttcctttgcaagaaggtacgtcacgtttggaggagtggaggtcccacgaaggattccccgcgccacgaaggctcaccctattctccgaaccacacccacgaaggataatggccctttccttatggtttgcTTTTCCTCCGcatcggagatggcaagctccacaaccacttcacaagctccacgaaggagaagcccgggcctcttcacaatcttcttgaagagatcaccggagcaccaaccgccaagccaactaggaggtctccctccaagagtaacaagctcacggtctctcactcaaactaatcgtggtggagaggtcaacactatgcaatgatgcaaagcaagaacactagaggtgttcaaatccttcactctcaaatcccacccaagcaacaaatgctaagatgagattggagagggagaacaatggggaaagtcaacaaaagactccaagatctagatcccaagagttcccctcacttagaggagaaatggattggtggatgtgtagatctagatctcctctcttagatccctcaagaatgagcaagaatcatggggggagacaagagagagagcaagttcttcaaaggcaacaatggaggtgagagaatataGGAACTAGTttggcccaaggtggaagaagggctatttatagtccaagagcaaataaaaccgttgggggaaaaagacggaaaaaacgggcagaaaatcgGCCCGAAAAAGTGGTCCAGCCGGTGGCCAGGCCAGCTGACCGGAAATGGCGCTGAGCAGGCCGGCCCACTGGCCGGGCGGAGCAGCGCGCCGCACGGAGCAGCAAACCGCTCAGGCCAGGCGCGGGTGGGGCgcaggccgcgtgggccgcgCGGCGGAGAGCGGCCCAGTGaggaatccggccgggccggggggcgcgccgggcaggccggtcacggGCCAAAGGCCACTGGAACCAGCCGGTTGGCATAGGCGCCCGGGCCGGtctcggccgggtgggccggcggctgggccggtccggccggctggccccttcccccttttttctttttattcttttcttctttttcctttttcctttttctttaataacaaatgctcccgaactccgaattgaatgaaaccaattttgttggaaagataattttgttggaaatatggagactcctcacagaatattttatatgattttagagagggagtctcccaccgtcaagaaacggtgaagacgtccaaactcgaaaacgcaatagaagatgcatgcggattccgttttcgatgaacttgggcttgttgtaaagctagcaacaagctcaagaacctcacacagagaaacaccaagaagcaatagggatatgcaaagtatgcaaaggattgagctccgtaAGACgattgtgatcaagttacccaaccgaaagcccctcttaatagtgcggctatctatcctataa contains:
- the LOC124699205 gene encoding protein transport protein Sec61 subunit beta-like is translated as MARTSSQSQSSVGGGGGAGSRPATAGPRGTPAATAGMRRRPGRTSSSASGGGSFSGAGGNNMLRFYTDEAPGLRLSPTMVLVMSVCFIGFVTALHVFGKLYRSRTAASASA